The Sparus aurata chromosome 14, fSpaAur1.1, whole genome shotgun sequence region TATCTCATGATCATTAAATTGTTTAACCCTGTATAGTTTGAATTAGGCTTTATTTCTAAGGCCAAGATGGCCTCTACAAATGGTTATACAAGTCTTTTCTTAACTAACTGAGCAACAGATCCACGATGTAGGGCAGCACAATATTAGTAGACTAACTGATGTATTGGTTCTTAGTACCTGCAGGGAGAAACACAGGTCCTCTGGTGTACACTGACCAGAGCTCAGCATCTTATGAGAAACGTCctatggaagaaaaaagaaaacaactgttAGGATCATGAATCAAAACAATGATGTAGTTGTAGACATCAAACCTAAAAACCTGTAGCCGTATGAGTAGGTTATTAGTTCCTCTCACCTCAATGTAGGATAAAATCCCAGAAAATGAGACGTCCATTCCTTTTACTGTATATGGCAGCTCCACATACTGACTCCctctaacagcagcagcaacaagcaaAGTGAAAAAGTATCAGAAATATCAGTCCCGTAAatacaaacatgaaacacattccAAAACAAGAGAAGATACTTTGTGGTTGTCACTCACTTTTTGGCCATCTGCTCTATGTTGTAACCTGGACTGGGGTCATTGGAAATCTGAGCGGAGAAACAGTTGCACACAAAGTATTGACACACGATCGCGTCCGTCTGTACAGTTGCTCTAATGAGAACAATAATGTTACACACCTTTATAACTCGAGCGAACCTGTCCAAACAGTTGCCAACTGCGATGTCGATGGTCTCCCCGAATATTCTGTATCGCCGCTCTGAGTATGCAATAACCTGCAGAGGAAGACATGGAGATAAGGCTCATTACACTTGCACCTAATACATTTATAACTCAGTGTATCTCAGAGCTCTGCAAACACTTTACTGACAGCTGATTATCAGGTAGTGAAGTGCAGAGGCTCTGTGCCAGAGGAAACTGAGGCCTACACACAGAAACCCACCTGTGTGTTCCCTCCGCTAACATACAGCACGGTGGGGTTGTTGGCTTTTGTGATAAGTCGGCCCATCTCAATGTGGCCGATACAGTGGTTGACACCCAGGAGCGGCTTCCCCCAAAGCTGTGCGACTGTACGAGCCACCAGAGCCACCGTCACCAAGGGGGCACCCATACCAGGACCTGTGGGAGAAGAAGAGCGAGTGAAGCTGTCCCTTTGGAGCGATAGCAGACATTAGATCCGTGTTTGAGGGTGAAAAATACatctgtcagtttgttgttgccTTACAGCCGCTGATGAACTACCACAAGGTGATGAGCCAGGATCTCGTGTTACCTTTGGTGTATGAAACACAGTCGATGTCTGCAGGCTTCAGCCCCGCCTGCTCCAGCGCCTCCTTGAGGACGGTCAGTACGACAGCGCGGTGGTGCCTGGCAGTGTCGCTTGGCATGAACCctgatggataaaaaaaaacatactgtcaACTTTGCATGCAAGATTGTTGTATGCTATTATATGTCGGCAGTGATGCAAAGGTGGCTTTAGCGGTTTAGCGGAAATGTGACTTGCCTTGACCAGGAGGGGTAATGTAGGTCCGTCGAGGGTTGGAAAGCACCTCTCCATCCCTGATGATCCCTATGCCGATCTTATTGGCACTGCCCTCAAATCCAATTACGACAGTCATGGCAGCTAACAACTATTCTCAAGAAGGAGAAAAGCAAGTGAAGCATTCAGTGAAGATATTCTCTCTTTGCATGGAAGCAAAGACCGTTATTGATGCAGCAGTACAGTATCTGTTACGAAGTGTATTCTCCCTTTAATTACTCAGTCTCTCCTGGAAACCCATTTCTGACAAAggaacaaccccccccccccaaaataaaCATGATTAAAACTAGATTGTCAAAAGTGAGCAAAAATGATGacatattaaacattttacacaataaTTGTTGTCAAATATTGGTCACTGCCAGCTCCCCTGTTAGCTAGCGAGGCAGAAGGCAACTAAACGTTCCTGaatcaaacacaacagcagtcaCTCTGTCCTAACTGCGTGCACTCGCTGTCCACACTGAAAGCTGCACtactataacactgttggactcattaagCACAGTTAAACAGCAAACGATCAAAAAAGATACGGCAGAAGCAGAGATACCACCTGGCacctacatcacccacaatgcaacttagccactgcgtgacatcactgaaggcgATTTATCGGATAACATAcaacttcctctggagccacaaaaggcttataccatttttttccccccacataGGCAGTAGAACTCCCCCTGACCTGtaaacaaactttaatttaTAAAGCTGATGGAGTTATCTTTTAAGCATTTACCTATGTCTGTGTTAATTATCAGCACTATATTTTGTCTGGTAGAAATTTGCTTCCATAGCAGAGGGAGAtccttacatttttattttctttgattgttgttgttgttgttgttgttgttgttgttgttttgctttgagaCGAAGGAAGTACTTTTTGGCGAATACTTATCCGAAGTGGGTATATCGATTTTGTAGGGTCTTGCTgaaacatgtgtttgtgtgtataaaatatgaatgttaTGAAACTCacatatttgtttgtgtctATGTATGTACATAGATGTGCGCACattaatgtatgtatatatacacatatgtatcAGCACcgatgtatatatctatataaagAGTATgaaagtaaatacatttatatgtaaaatgtaattcattaattgtacatacagtatatcgAATTGCATGCAGTTAGATGGGAGTGTATGAAGGTGCACAGGAAGTACATTGATTGAGTTGTGGATAAGGGCTAGGAATCGTCTTCCAACTCCTTTTCGGCATGCCGATGCTTGTTAATGGAATATCCTTTGTaacatgcttttcatttcatcatgCTCATTTGTCGAACTAATctaactttttgttttattttcacattgtgTCATTCATGTAGACATTTAACTGTCACAATTACAAATTTTAATTCAGAACAGAGGGACAGTGCTGTATTTAGGCAAGGACACAGTACATTAGCCTTTTATACACTTATCTTCACAATACATACCCAACCCACATAATACGTTACATAATgttcatattttgaaaaaactaaataaagctCCCCTCAGTAGCTGCTATGCTAGCAGTGACAGCATACATCCTACGCAAAACTAGCTTATATTACCGCTGCGGTGAATAACAAAAAAGGCGTAACTACCTCTGTACTTTCCTTCGGCTGGTTACTTTCACCCAAATTCCTGACAGTTCAACTTTTACTGTAATTTCTTAACTTCCCGGGTAACTTCTGCAGCTCAGCTACTCCATGAAGCTCGGGGGTCCCAAAAACTGACAGCGTGGCTTTAGCCTGAGCAAAAGGCTTGGTGAATATTATTTAACATCAGCAGCCTTTCAGGATTATGGTATGTGCATTGCAACAGCTAGTGCTGTGTGGTTTTTTTGTCAGTTGAAAAATTGGGAATAAaaagatttagtttttttaaaagtattatttttctcatcagGCACCTGTTTAGGCATTCGCCACGCACTGCAAGCATGTGGCCAGAGATCTTTGCCgtgctttttgtgtgtgtggttgtgtgtgtgcttggggGTGTGAAGCAGAAGCACAGCCTCGTCTCTGCATCCTGTTGTGAAAGTACAAGTAAGCTAATTTGCATCTCCTTTTCCTGAAACACGTAGCCTTTAGAAATTGCTCTACcgttattaaacatttgcatttattgattaatcaaaTGAGCTCCGTGGGAAGCTAATTAGCAGCTGGCTGGTTATTCTCCATTCATTCTGAGCAGGCCGTCTGCTGCTGGCTCTGGGCTCTTTGTCATAGCGGAGGAGCTAGCGTTAGCATAGCTTGTTGTACGACTAAAGAGCCTCTTCCGCTGTTGGTTTTTATGTGTTCTCCATGCATGCCGTTACTTTTGCATCCATTGTGTCACAAATGCATCCGCAGTTTGCTTTTAGTGTGCTTGGATAACGTTATGCTCCTCACAGCAACGACGCGCAATAAAATGAAAGCTCAGTGCACTTCCCCTTTGTCAGAGACTTTACTTAAGCCGTGGAAAACTAATTCGACTTAAGTAATCGCctacaaaacaaatacatgtgtAAAACCGGGGTATTATTTGTCAAATGAGGATACGCAGGCACTGAGAGCTCGACATGTATTTTTTACATGCATGGATGCATCGACCACACCGATACTGCTGCTGATATGCATCTTATGTCATTCTTGGTACCCACTGAGGTGTTCAGACATGCTTGATGGAGGTTGAAAACTGAAGTTGGTCTCGGACTTACAACTGAAGAAAATGACCAACtggttggaaaaaaagaaaaatcaatatgcgcgttaaaacatttaaatacattgaGATAAAGGCAAACATTTAGTTTATTACAGATAAATATCAGTATAATTGGCCAATAAATAACAAGAGATGACAGAAGGGAAATGTCTCCGCCACAGCCGGCCCAACAGAGAGCACTGACAGGTTTACTTTTAAAGGTGCGAATACGTAAGAATTTTCTGTTTGAACTTTTTAAAGATGTGGGTCACAGATGTAGGTAAGTTTGCATGCTgtcccacttcctgtctggtAATACAACTCTGAGCTTCAAGCAGGCCCTGAGAAAGAGCACCAGGCTTTAAAGGCAGTTGTCTTAGcggccaaactgtgtaattacatcagCTGATGCACTGTGACCCAAAATGGCCTTTTCCCATAAGCCAACATTGTGAAGGAAGGGCCTCTAAAACGGTGgatccattttttttcataatctcCGTGAAATGGGTCATTTGACTGTCATAATTTGAGCAAATCGAGGTTTCTTAGCAATAAAATTAGTAATGTGCCGCACGATTAAGTGATCTTctccccattcaagttagctggCCTGGTCGTTGAAAGTCTCCAATGCGCACGCTCTATAGGCTGAACAATGAGGAGGTAGAgtcagcgtcttgttatcggaaggttgctggtttgattacCCTgttctgcatgtcaaagtgtccatTGGCAAggtactgaaccccaaactgctcttgatatttgtatgtatgaattactgtaagtcgctttggacaaaattgtctgctaaatgccctaaatgtaaatataagaaACAGGAAAACAAGCAACATCCTTATGttttgagaagctggaaacGGTGAATGTTGTCCGCTGACGTGCTCGCTAAAACAATTATAGCTTTGATTCATTTTCTATCGATTGAGTAACTCGATTCCTCTTGTTTGTCTTCTCCAGCGGCgcgtgtgttgttgtgtgtacGTGTTGTGTGTCTGCGAGGTGTGCTTGCAGTCAGGGCAGGCTCGAGTATGAAGAGAGGCAAGAAGGACGAGGTGGCGGCTGCAGACGGGGAGAATGACACAGGCTCTGGTACTGCAGCAGGCACCAATGCACATTCAAACACATGAAATTCTTCcagattttgtgtgtgagttgCCGCTGCAATGACCGTGTATGTTTCTTTCATCGCACAGCTTCTGCCAAGAAAGTAAAGAAGACTAAGGAACCAGAGGCCCCGATCCTGTACGAGGATCCTCCCGACAAGCTGACCAGCAAAGATGGACGCAAGGCCAACATGAAGATCACCTCCTGGAACGTGGATGGGCTGCGAGCCTGGGTGAAAAAGAAGGGTCTGGATGTGAGTACGCCGCGACCTTGAGAAAATTCATTTGTCCTAGTTTGGTTTTGAGACTTGTGTCAATGGTTAACACGTCCGTTCTTCCTTTCCCAGTGGGTGCGCGAGGAGGATCCAGATGTTTTGTGCCTGCAGGAGACGAAGTGTGCAGAGAAATCCCTCCCTGCTGAAATCACCTCGATGCCCGAGTACCCTCACAAGTACTGGGCTGGGTCAGATGAAAAGGAGGGTTACAGTGGGGTGGCCATGCTCTGCAAGACTGAACCTATCAAAGTCACCTACGGCATTGGTGAGTGATGTCTTGACGTTCATATACTTACTCCCTTATACTTGTTTTTCGTTGAATTGAATGAAGAGTGTGTAGTTGAATCTTGAATTTCAGAATATCTTGACACTCGGTTATCCCTCCATTTCTAATCTTTAACCAAGTAACTCTCCTATAAAGGATTTATATCCTTGTGCTGGAAGCGGGTAGTTAGTATTTGTTAGCAGACTGTTGTGTTACTGTTGCGGTCGTAGGAAATCCGACCTGAGTCCTTCACAGATGAagccacagtccagcagcattgaacaacttaaacaaattgCCCACACGCTTGTATCAGCAACCGACAGAGGGAAGGTGTTatttacaatctgctcacatatgaccgatgaaaaaaagtgattaatacataaAACTTGTGACATTGTTACATATAGCTCCTTTAAATGGActcatttcctgtcttttgTGGAAATAGTGGACAAATGCAGTATAATTGCTCAGGTTTTCCATCACAAGACAGTTCAGGCGATGTGAGCTTCATCCTAGTGATCTCATAAAAACTGAACTGACAAGTAGCTGTAACCAATTATTCATTTTCAGTAACTTACACTATATGAATACAAATATATGGATATGAATCCATTATGAATACAGATCTACACTAGACGTCGTTCAACTAAACTTTAAATTCAGGTGAGGTAAAAGTCCCTTCAGTGAATGGCTGCTAAATCATCGAAATATTATCGAAACTGTGCAATGTCTAATCCACAGAAGCTGCAATTTTTTAGGTAAAGGTAAAATGTTTGACAAAACTGCATTATAATGAAgttctgtggttctgcagaCAAACACTGGCTTTCCTGTAGgttctattttttttcaaaatgaaaattgtCATGCAGAAAATAATCACTTCCACTAATCATGAATCAaatcatatataaatataaaatcaatATGTCAAACTAATCACTGATCCTCCTCTACCAACCCTGCAGGCAAGGAAGAGCATGACAAAGAGGGCCGCGTCATCACTGCAGAGTTCCCCAACTTCTACCTGGTGACAGCCTACGTGCCAAACTCCGGCAGAGGCCTAGTGCGCCTCGATTACCGCAAAACCTGGGACGTGGACTTCCGGTCGTATCTGAGCGAGCTGGACATGCAGAAGTCCGTGGTGCTGTGTGGCGACCTCAATGTGGCCCACCAGGAGATCGACCTGAAGAACCCCAAGGGGAACAAGAAAAACGCCGGCTTCACTCCTGAGGAGCGCGAGGGCTTCACCCAGCTGCTGGAAGCCGGATTCACCGACAGCTTCCGCGAGATCTACCCCGACCAGACCCACGCCTACTCCTTCTGGACCTACATGATGGGCTGCCGTGATAAGAACGTGGGCTGGAGGCTCGATTACTTTGTGCTGTCCTCCAGCTTGCTGCCAGGCCTGTGCGACAGCAAGATCCGTAACAAGGCGATGGGAAGCGACCACTGCCCCATCACTCTGCACATAGCTGTGTAGGTCACCGTCAGGTCTGTAGGGCTACTGCCGTGCATAGCC contains the following coding sequences:
- the osgep gene encoding tRNA N6-adenosine threonylcarbamoyltransferase yields the protein MTVVIGFEGSANKIGIGIIRDGEVLSNPRRTYITPPGQGFMPSDTARHHRAVVLTVLKEALEQAGLKPADIDCVSYTKGPGMGAPLVTVALVARTVAQLWGKPLLGVNHCIGHIEMGRLITKANNPTVLYVSGGNTQVIAYSERRYRIFGETIDIAVGNCLDRFARVIKISNDPSPGYNIEQMAKKGSQYVELPYTVKGMDVSFSGILSYIEDVSHKMLSSGQCTPEDLCFSLQETLFSMLVEITERAMAHCGSQEVLIVGGVGCNMRLQEMMGVMCKEREAKLFATDERFCIDNGAMIAQAGWEMFRSGQVTELEDSWITQRYRTDEVEVTWRAD
- the apex1 gene encoding DNA repair nuclease APEX1; its protein translation is MWPEIFAVLFVCVVVCVLGGVKQKHSLVSASCCESTTARVLLCVRVVCLRGVLAVRAGSSMKRGKKDEVAAADGENDTGSASAKKVKKTKEPEAPILYEDPPDKLTSKDGRKANMKITSWNVDGLRAWVKKKGLDWVREEDPDVLCLQETKCAEKSLPAEITSMPEYPHKYWAGSDEKEGYSGVAMLCKTEPIKVTYGIGKEEHDKEGRVITAEFPNFYLVTAYVPNSGRGLVRLDYRKTWDVDFRSYLSELDMQKSVVLCGDLNVAHQEIDLKNPKGNKKNAGFTPEEREGFTQLLEAGFTDSFREIYPDQTHAYSFWTYMMGCRDKNVGWRLDYFVLSSSLLPGLCDSKIRNKAMGSDHCPITLHIAV